The Methanofollis sp. UBA420 genome contains a region encoding:
- a CDS encoding NAD(P)/FAD-dependent oxidoreductase, which translates to MDICILGGGLSGLVAALSLSDISEVTILEKRPVLGGCLASYHRGDSWVEEYYHHCFAGDEHLFALLRDLGLYERLEWLKGSTGYYVDGKIHPLTSPMEILRYPHLSFFDKFRLGMLTLRAKHLDLGPLDAVPAVDYIREHLGDRVYTSFFEPLLRSKFGERRHEVSAAWLISRIAIRSDRGVEGERLGYLKGGWHQVIDGMEERLLTKGCTIEKGTPATSIRREGEKWLVNDRAFDAVLATIPPQEVARLSGIGEFSPVPYQGAACMTIGLDRDVSKGIYWLNMKDQAPYGAVVMHTNFAPRERYGEDIVYLASYFSDRPAPGLKETMLADFRRRFSVPESAVHWSELAVERFAGPVYTTGFADQIPAYEEHGLYLAGMFSKPNYPERSMEGSIIAGQEVARKMTGALRG; encoded by the coding sequence ATGGATATTTGTATTCTCGGAGGGGGCCTATCAGGCCTTGTCGCCGCCCTCTCCCTCTCTGATATATCTGAGGTCACGATCCTTGAAAAAAGACCGGTCCTCGGCGGCTGCCTCGCTTCATATCACCGCGGGGACTCCTGGGTCGAAGAATATTATCATCACTGTTTTGCCGGGGACGAGCACCTTTTCGCCCTCCTCCGCGACCTCGGCCTCTACGAGAGGCTCGAATGGCTGAAGGGCTCGACAGGCTACTACGTGGACGGAAAGATCCATCCCCTGACCTCCCCGATGGAGATCCTCCGCTATCCCCACCTCTCCTTTTTCGATAAATTCCGCCTGGGCATGCTCACTCTCAGGGCAAAGCACCTCGACCTGGGACCTCTGGACGCGGTCCCCGCGGTCGACTACATCAGGGAGCACCTGGGCGACCGGGTCTACACCTCCTTCTTCGAGCCCCTGCTGCGGAGCAAGTTCGGGGAGAGGCGGCACGAGGTCTCGGCGGCGTGGCTCATCTCCCGCATTGCGATCCGGTCTGACCGCGGCGTCGAGGGGGAGAGGCTCGGGTACCTGAAGGGCGGGTGGCACCAGGTCATCGACGGGATGGAAGAGAGGCTCCTCACAAAGGGGTGCACGATCGAGAAAGGGACGCCCGCAACCTCGATCAGACGCGAGGGGGAGAAATGGCTCGTCAATGATCGGGCCTTCGATGCCGTGCTCGCCACCATACCGCCGCAGGAGGTCGCACGCCTCAGCGGGATCGGGGAGTTCTCTCCCGTGCCGTACCAGGGGGCGGCCTGCATGACCATCGGTCTCGACCGCGACGTCTCGAAGGGTATCTACTGGCTGAACATGAAGGACCAGGCGCCGTACGGCGCCGTCGTCATGCACACGAACTTCGCGCCGCGCGAGCGTTACGGCGAGGATATCGTCTACCTGGCCTCGTACTTCAGCGACAGGCCGGCGCCAGGCCTGAAGGAGACGATGCTCGCCGACTTCCGCCGCCGGTTCTCGGTGCCGGAGAGCGCGGTTCACTGGAGCGAACTTGCGGTGGAGCGTTTCGCCGGCCCGGTCTACACGACGGGTTTCGCCGACCAGATCCCGGCGTACGAGGAGCACGGCCTCTACCTTGCCGGGATGTTCTCGAAGCCCAACTACCCGGAGCGTTCGATGGAGGGGTCGATCATCGCCGGGCAGGAGGTCGCCCGGAAGATGACGGGGGCGCTCCGTGGCTGA
- a CDS encoding dolichyl-phosphate beta-glucosyltransferase, with translation MAEDGVSVILPVFNDRPALERAIPESVAALAAITDAFEVIVAEDGSTDGSAEFVRAWHEKDPRVRLLHADERLGRGRALNRAIEAARYEVVCYYDVDLATDLAHLPELVGAIRSGADIATGSRLMPDSDIVRSGGREVASRGYNFLVRTILGSRLHDHQCGFKAFRRETILALVPEVQAPHWFWDTEVLVRGQRKGYVVREFPVVWRQGPGTTVRFKDVFSMGSQILGLWWQIHVAKN, from the coding sequence GTGGCTGAGGACGGGGTCTCGGTGATCCTGCCGGTCTTCAATGACAGACCTGCTCTTGAACGGGCTATCCCGGAGTCGGTCGCCGCACTCGCGGCGATCACCGACGCCTTCGAGGTGATCGTCGCGGAGGACGGGAGCACGGACGGGAGTGCGGAGTTCGTGCGGGCATGGCACGAGAAGGACCCGAGGGTCCGCCTCCTCCATGCCGACGAACGTCTCGGCCGGGGAAGAGCGCTGAACCGCGCGATCGAGGCCGCACGCTACGAGGTCGTCTGCTACTATGACGTGGACCTGGCGACCGACCTTGCCCATCTCCCCGAACTTGTCGGGGCGATCAGGTCGGGTGCGGACATCGCGACGGGGTCGCGCCTGATGCCCGACTCGGACATCGTCAGGAGCGGCGGCAGGGAGGTCGCAAGCAGGGGCTACAACTTCCTGGTGAGGACGATCCTCGGGAGCCGCCTCCACGACCACCAGTGCGGCTTCAAGGCCTTCAGGCGGGAGACGATCCTCGCCCTCGTCCCCGAGGTGCAGGCGCCGCACTGGTTCTGGGACACCGAGGTGCTCGTGCGGGGGCAGCGCAAAGGCTATGTGGTGAGAGAGTTCCCTGTGGTCTGGCGGCAGGGGCCAGGGACGACCGTCCGGTTCAAGGACGTCTTCTCGATGGGCTCGCAGATCCTCGGGCTCTGGTGGCAGATTCATGTGGCGAAAAATTAG
- a CDS encoding lysylphosphatidylglycerol synthase transmembrane domain-containing protein, translating to MWRKISAVVIPTVIAVGILAYMLWRVWDDLVMTIASADPLYLAAAVVVCTAAWFLRGWRYRAVLGGLTVRVGLIFSTACIFLSQTANLIVPARLGDLVRLFILKHERLATYSQGFSSIVVERVFDVVTVAVLGLIALPFVLDVPDWFLPLIAVPIIGGIAFALFLWFVGDRHSENRILAVVYRMLAEIRAASLNLQAVLVLGASSIAIWLVDIAVCAIVVLMFGEWIPFPIIVLAVVVGNLVKAVPITPGGVGTYEFALAVTFELAGMAPATATVIAVIDHLIKNGVTLVGGIASLYYFGDWSVSLMKRSFSEGLSREELREP from the coding sequence ATGTGGCGAAAAATTAGTGCGGTCGTTATCCCGACTGTCATCGCGGTCGGAATCCTGGCGTACATGCTCTGGCGGGTCTGGGACGACCTTGTGATGACAATCGCCAGCGCCGACCCGCTGTACCTTGCGGCGGCCGTCGTCGTCTGCACGGCCGCCTGGTTCCTGCGGGGCTGGCGGTACCGGGCGGTCCTGGGGGGGCTCACCGTCAGGGTGGGCCTCATCTTCTCGACGGCCTGCATCTTCCTCTCCCAGACGGCGAACCTGATCGTGCCGGCACGCCTCGGCGACCTTGTGCGTCTCTTCATCCTGAAGCACGAGAGGCTGGCCACCTATTCCCAGGGATTCTCGTCGATCGTCGTCGAGCGGGTCTTCGATGTCGTGACCGTCGCTGTCCTCGGCCTGATCGCCCTGCCCTTCGTCCTCGACGTGCCCGACTGGTTCCTGCCCCTGATCGCCGTCCCGATCATCGGGGGGATCGCCTTCGCCCTCTTCCTCTGGTTCGTGGGCGACCGGCACTCGGAGAACCGCATCCTGGCCGTCGTCTACCGGATGCTCGCGGAGATCAGGGCGGCCTCCCTCAACCTGCAGGCCGTCCTGGTCCTGGGGGCCTCGTCCATCGCGATCTGGCTCGTGGACATCGCGGTCTGCGCCATCGTCGTCCTGATGTTCGGGGAGTGGATACCTTTCCCGATCATCGTCCTTGCGGTGGTCGTCGGCAACCTGGTGAAGGCCGTCCCGATCACGCCCGGCGGCGTCGGCACCTACGAGTTCGCCCTTGCCGTCACCTTCGAACTCGCGGGCATGGCGCCGGCGACGGCGACGGTGATCGCGGTCATCGACCACCTGATCAAAAACGGCGTCACCCTGGTCGGCGGCATCGCGTCCCTCTACTACTTCGGCGACTGGTCGGTCTCCCTGATGAAGCGCTCCTTCTCGGAGGGGCTTTCCCGGGAGGAGTTGCGTGAGCCCTGA
- a CDS encoding DUF2298 domain-containing protein produces the protein MSPEAQVLMVLSWLVLVKFLQVALWPRLAGALGEYAAPVAYPASVLIYGAVSWYAALAGLPVQTALAPFVALAGYALYRGEYTREALRSALIWDAVFLAFFAAMLSARFVTPSISFAEKFMDHAFLASVMREPVVPPLDPWFAGGTLDVYYYLGYWIAGVLGVTAGVPSTVAYNLALPTIAGAAAVTAYATGRLLVPRLPWAPLAIFLLMNPAFIREVVIGTPVAKVLWNSTRVIDGTINEYTFFSFVWGDLHPHVSGIAVQFLLIFLIAYALCRWEESGERARWTVVGLSALALGSMPAINSWDVLLYAPVIVAVGLLIWRRHGDLRYLLAVPPLGIALYAPYYLMLNGAGVKGPGFVTAPSDPVQFLFVHGFFLAVLIALLLPEIRRMPALLLVPVPFALAGYLAAGIAALPLAVLLARRKVSPEAFLCAAGLVIVIVCEFVYLQDNMGETYFRMNTVFKCYSVAWILLGTGTLVAAGKRLAGVVRPERVSAAQWRALGAIAALVLVIIPFTVPIGYGSGTHTLDGAAWIAEQHPGDAEAIAWLRTQEGDLTLVEAVKGDYTYYSRVSSFTGIPAVLGMPFHEQMWRNDWPEIAQRKNDVQAIYEDPSRTLSLMEKYGVTHLYVGDLERSHYQIALPSEGLVPAYNAGGVTVYIRQ, from the coding sequence GTGAGCCCTGAGGCGCAGGTCCTCATGGTCCTCTCCTGGCTCGTGCTGGTCAAGTTTCTCCAGGTCGCCCTCTGGCCCCGCCTTGCCGGGGCGCTCGGCGAGTATGCCGCACCTGTCGCATACCCGGCGTCGGTCCTCATCTACGGGGCCGTCTCGTGGTACGCGGCCCTCGCGGGGCTTCCGGTGCAGACGGCGCTGGCACCTTTCGTCGCCCTCGCGGGTTACGCCCTATACAGGGGCGAGTACACGCGGGAAGCCCTGCGGTCGGCCCTGATCTGGGACGCCGTATTCCTGGCCTTCTTCGCCGCGATGCTCTCCGCACGGTTCGTCACCCCGTCCATCTCCTTTGCCGAGAAGTTCATGGACCACGCTTTCCTCGCCTCGGTGATGCGGGAACCGGTCGTGCCGCCCCTCGACCCCTGGTTTGCCGGCGGCACTCTCGATGTCTACTACTATCTCGGCTACTGGATCGCGGGCGTCCTCGGGGTCACGGCGGGCGTGCCCTCGACGGTGGCGTACAACCTCGCCCTGCCGACGATCGCGGGCGCCGCGGCGGTGACGGCCTATGCCACCGGCCGTCTCCTGGTCCCGCGTCTCCCCTGGGCGCCGCTCGCGATCTTCCTCCTGATGAACCCGGCGTTCATCAGGGAGGTCGTCATCGGCACGCCTGTGGCAAAGGTCCTCTGGAACAGCACCCGCGTCATCGACGGGACGATCAACGAGTACACTTTCTTCTCTTTCGTCTGGGGCGACCTCCACCCCCATGTCTCCGGGATCGCCGTCCAGTTCCTCCTCATCTTCCTGATCGCGTACGCTCTCTGCCGCTGGGAGGAGTCAGGGGAGAGGGCGCGGTGGACGGTCGTCGGCCTCTCGGCTCTCGCCCTCGGCTCGATGCCCGCGATCAATTCCTGGGACGTTCTCCTGTACGCTCCCGTCATCGTCGCCGTCGGTCTCCTGATCTGGCGGCGGCACGGCGACCTGCGCTACCTGCTGGCGGTCCCGCCCCTCGGGATCGCCCTCTATGCGCCGTACTATCTCATGCTCAACGGCGCCGGTGTCAAGGGGCCGGGTTTCGTCACCGCACCGTCGGACCCGGTCCAGTTCCTCTTCGTCCACGGCTTTTTCCTCGCCGTCCTCATCGCACTCCTCCTGCCTGAGATCAGGCGGATGCCGGCCCTCCTCCTGGTGCCCGTCCCCTTCGCCCTCGCGGGCTACCTCGCGGCAGGGATCGCCGCCCTGCCTCTTGCTGTGCTCCTTGCCCGGCGCAAGGTCTCCCCGGAGGCATTCCTCTGCGCCGCGGGCCTCGTCATCGTCATCGTCTGCGAGTTCGTCTACCTCCAGGACAACATGGGGGAGACGTATTTCAGGATGAACACCGTCTTCAAGTGTTACTCGGTCGCCTGGATACTCCTCGGCACCGGCACCCTTGTCGCGGCTGGGAAGAGGCTTGCAGGGGTGGTCAGGCCCGAGAGGGTCTCCGCCGCACAGTGGCGGGCCCTCGGGGCGATCGCGGCCCTTGTCCTGGTCATCATCCCCTTCACCGTCCCCATCGGGTACGGCAGCGGCACCCACACCCTCGACGGCGCCGCCTGGATCGCGGAGCAGCACCCCGGCGATGCCGAAGCGATCGCGTGGCTCAGGACGCAGGAGGGAGACCTCACCCTCGTCGAGGCGGTGAAAGGGGACTACACCTACTACTCGCGGGTCTCCTCCTTCACCGGCATCCCGGCAGTTCTTGGCATGCCCTTCCACGAACAGATGTGGCGGAACGACTGGCCGGAGATCGCGCAGCGGAAAAATGACGTGCAGGCCATCTATGAAGACCCGTCGAGAACTCTCTCCCTGATGGAGAAATACGGCGTGACGCACCTGTACGTCGGCGACCTCGAACGCTCGCACTACCAGATCGCCCTCCCGTCAGAGGGCCTTGTGCCTGCGTATAATGCCGGTGGGGTTACGGTGTATATCAGGCAGTGA
- the rpl7ae gene encoding 50S ribosomal protein L7Ae produces the protein MAKIYVKFEVPEEIQNKALESLEIARDTGKIKKGSNEATKCIERGTAQLVLIGSDVEPEEIVMHLAPLCDEKKIPYLFISKQNEIGAASGLNVGSAAAAIVKSGKAKELVEEIVKQVSELRA, from the coding sequence ATGGCAAAGATATACGTTAAATTCGAAGTTCCGGAGGAAATCCAGAACAAGGCTCTTGAATCGCTCGAGATCGCCCGTGACACCGGTAAGATCAAGAAGGGATCGAACGAGGCCACCAAGTGCATCGAGCGCGGTACAGCACAGCTCGTACTCATCGGATCCGATGTCGAGCCCGAAGAGATCGTCATGCACCTTGCTCCTCTCTGCGACGAGAAGAAGATCCCGTACCTCTTCATCAGCAAGCAGAACGAGATCGGCGCGGCATCCGGCCTGAATGTAGGCTCTGCTGCAGCGGCGATCGTCAAGTCCGGCAAGGCAAAAGAGCTCGTCGAAGAGATCGTGAAGCAGGTCAGCGAACTGCGCG